Genomic segment of Arachis hypogaea cultivar Tifrunner chromosome 16, arahy.Tifrunner.gnm2.J5K5, whole genome shotgun sequence:
aatcactcatttgaatgagtaactgcccctagaatctctctaaccacttccacgagccatatcttaacttccctaagataaagggacggttaacaccctagaaaagtggcactactccaacggtggttattggttcaccactataaaatacactgacacccctcaggtatctctaagtcccaatactctctagaccggCTAACactcttgctgacttaggcatcggagtgtccttgcaggtaccaccccccattcattcatactcacaagtcggacggaggcccccaaGGCGCAGACCCTCTCAAAGGCTTCCtccctcagacgattgggccaaccaacgccatccagtccattaatctccggttacctaccgcaacacctatatatatataaggtttttttttaaatgaataacATTAACACCGTCGCTTTTGATTTTTCGTGTGGGAGAGAAAAATGTGTATGACAATATGGTGTGAGGAGAGGGGTGTTTTATTTGGCTATGGGATGACACAAATCGGAGACACCGATTTGTTTAcattgttttgttttttaaacaaacaatcacaaattggacggtccgatttgtgattttgaaaataaaaaaaattttaatgttaaaatcggaccgtccaatttttattttaacaaataaaaaaataaaaaatacaaatcgtACCCTCCGATTTGgagtttaattttttcttcaagcAAATCGAACCTtccgatttgtaatttattttttttatcaaacaaatcggaccgtccaatttgaataaaacaccatataaaaaaaacataatttttcaataacaatatattacacatatatttaatcaatataaaaaaaattagcctaacaCCATAAAGTTTAAAACTAAAATAGTTTCCCTTAGGTTACCTAAATTAGGTTAAGAAAATGATATCTGCTATTACTCCTAATCCAGGTGGCCAAGCAGTGAGGGAAGATCTCAAGGTTAGGAGTCTCCCCTCTCCCCACGAAGAGATTTTGTTGCTCTTCACATGTATGTATGTTTGCATGCATATTATGATATGATGACATACATGATCAGATGATCCTATTCATGTCAGCCTAAGTACTTTTAGATTAATTCATGTGTATACGGTACATGGTaccgctatttttttttctaaagtagaGATTTAAATTCGAGATATTTAAGAAACAAAATGTTATTGGTAGATTAAAATCAACTTCTAAAATCagctattaatatatttgtatatatataattaatttatttttatatatatttatattttaacatatattttatactgataactaattttaatatttacataatataattctttagataaatataaaaaattatgtcatttaagtTAGAGTTGGTTGACATGGTACCACTAATTGTTAGAGTAACAAATTTATACGATTGATATAAAAAAACTACTAAATAAaaagtatataatatatacattaagagttataaaattggataattacTTCAATAAAATCTGTAAGAAGATGTAAAGTGATAATTCCAATGAGTTATATCTCAAACCCATACTCAATTAAAGAGGTCGCGAGTTGGATTCTCTTAtcttctgtaaaaaaaaaaaaaaaaatgtaaagtgATAATTGGTGTATCTAAACCAAATCTCTAACAAAAGAGATACAAATGAACGTAGTTGCTTGCTGTTTGTTGTAATGATTGTGTAATCGGCGCAAATTGTAATACGATTTTCATGATAAAGGCAATGATTGATTTCGTAAGATGACAAAAAAAGATTGAGTAGTTGATTTGATTATTCTGCGATTGGAACATGAGATAAGAGAATTCAATAAAGAGGAATAGGAATAAGGCGGTATTGCATTGCATCCTAGTGAGTCCAATGTTCcaataaagagaagaagaaagagagttgGATGATTGTCCAGAATACATAACAGATTcgaaagagggaaaagaaatAAGGCAGACACCACCTGGGTTCAAGCGTCAGGTGCAGGTGGAGCAGGGGGATCCAGGGGTTTGGGTTCGGCCGGAGGAACGGCGTCATCGTCGGGGTCTCGAGCCGGGTCGGATTTGTCTATGTCGGACCGGGCCTTGCTCAGGAACGGCTTCAGGGCCAGCTCTATGGCGGCCCACGCCAACGCTAGGGCTCCAACAACCACCACCGCATCTTTCGCCTttcccatcttcttcttcttcttgttcttgattGAGTGTGCCACGTGCCTTGTGTTTTTGTAGTATCAAAGAGTGTGGGGGATGGGGGATTGTTATGGTGGTTGCGTGTGTGAGATGGTTGGTCTCTACTCTCAAATTAGTCACTGCCACAATTTCCCCATCCCATTTCTTCGttcttttcctctattcttccttaCACTATACGACAACATTGATACCCTTAACTCATTCATTTTGACCCATGGTTAACTTATTTGTCTTTTTTATCCTCCCTTTACTAATTTGTGGTGCCGGGACATCCCATTAATCTATCCAATTGATAAGATAGAAACAAATAAGTCTCGAAATTTGAGTACTATGTTTTTATTCATATGTACTATCAAATTCTTGAATGTACAAATTTACGAAATCTTTCATTTTTTCGCTTAACAATAAAATGAATTTCATATCATGTTGAATGTCAAAGGTAAATCCTGCACAATCATTATTCTAATCGGTTTAATCTAGTCACTTGATTCAATCTAATTTGGTTTGATCTAGTTATCTAATCTAGCCTAATTCGTTCAACGAGCCATGATTTATCATAGTTTAGCTCTATTGATTCAGTTGGGTCTAATCTATTTGCCCTTTTTGCTATCCAGAAAGTGTTCGTTAATATCTCTTCTGAGACTAGAAGATTATCATAGTTAGCTCCTACCAAAGTCGCTTCCACTCTAGCCATTAAGGATTGTACCATTTTAAAGTAATCCATTTCTTAACATGCCGAAAGTATCCTCATTTGATGTGGCATAAGATTAATCCACATGGTAATCCCTTAAAAGTTAAAAGAATGTAAGGTTTGAGGTCCAAAGTATATAAGGTCTTAACACAACCACCACGACTACGAGGCAAGGGCAATCCCCATTAATTCCTTTAACTTCTTCACCTTATCCCAAAGCTACATATATAGGAATGTTTCAGTTGAGAGGAATCAGGCATTACCCTACAGGAAGGAATTATACACTAGAAATAACTGATAAGAAAATAGCAACATTGACAGAGTCATGACTAATGAATAATAACACTCCTTGGATGTCTTTGAAATAGCCCTGAAAAATTTTCCTACAAAAGGGTATACAACCAATGCCACAAAACTTGCGACATGAAACTTAACGGCCACGACCACGTCCACGCCCACGTCCTCTTCCCCTTCCTCTCCCCAACGGCTTCCCTGCAAATGAaataaaaactttgaaaaccagAAATCCCAAATAACAGGCAACGTAAACACAAGTAGTCTCTTTGGAAAAATGTGGCAGTGTCAACAAAAGAATATACAGTACCAGCAGTTGGCTTCTTGGGCTTGACTCTTGGAGTCTCTTCAACTAGTAAAGTCTCGAGATTCAAGCTGTCTGGAAGGATGTAATAACGAATGTTGTTGCCTCTCACACTAAGATGATCCAGAGTCACTGGGTTTTTCCCTTTCAGGGTTAGTTTAACGGTTTTCAAATGTGTATTCATACTGATATCAACACCTGTAGCATAGCAACAAATTTCCAGGATCAGTACAAGTACAACAAAGTATTTTCCATCTCCATCCCCCAAGAAAAAAGGCTAAGAGACATCAAATAGAAAGACATGACCAATATGTATTTGCTAGATAAAAGGTGAGGTGATGATTGCTTAATTAGATAGTTTTCAACTTTTGAACAATAAGAAAGTAGCAAACTAGCAATGTGTTGCTCAATTGTAGACTTACAACTCTCACAAACGATGTTCACTCACTAATTATAAACATTGCATGATAGTGTTCAGACCTATGTTTCAGGCACCCCAAAATTCAACACTACAAAAGATacaattatctaaatattttgcAACTTGGATGTCTCATGCTTATGTAGCTTAAACTAAATCCTAGCCTATAGCAAGTTTATATGCAAAGATCTACTTCAACGTGACATAAGGGATAGTATTTGAGATATGCTTAAAACTGTCAAGCATACAAAGAACTAGAGGAACTACAACCAACTCCAGGAAACAAAATATCACCCTCTATTCTGCTCCACTTTAGAGAAAACCAAAATAGGGATTCCAAAACATATTAGTTACATCATAAGTTGAAAGATGTTAGGCCAATGAAAAAAGTTCCCACCCTACTGAGATGATAGATTGCCCATgaataagagacagagctagtacTGGTATCACACCATAACTACCCAGCACTTAAGGAAGAATGTGTAATTCAGAGTTCAAACTGAAAAGAAATAGATTATAAACAACAAAATCTGCCTCCTGCTTGGAGAGAACGACATCTATGGAATCAATTGGATATTGAATACAGAATGCAAGTGGAAGAGACAATATCCACTGACAAACCCTAATTCATACATGGCTGCCAGTTTCAATAAAGGAATAACTAACACAAAAATTCTGGTAATGCCAGTTAGAACTCAGGAACTGCATTAGGTTTAGCAGTTCGGAAACCAAACCAATGAGCATGATTTCAATATGCAATTGGCAAATGGAATGAAACACTAACAATGCAGCAATGCAAAATCAGAAATGTTGAATCATGAAACCAAGCTAGGGTTTaacaaaaagaagcaacaaaatCCAAAAAGGCAAAGAACTACATTGGGAGAAAAAAGATGAACCTGTGATAGTGCCGTGGACAATAGTACCGTTCTTGAGCTCGATTGAAACGGTTTCGTTGTTCAACTTCATGAGAAACCTGCACGAATATTCACAGAGAGCTTCCAGCATCAGATTGCACGAAAACAAAGAGAAACAGTAAAAAGTGAAAGAAacgcggagagagagagagggagagagagaggttgAAACCTAACGAGCTTCATGGTGATGATGGTGGCAGTGGCAGAGACCGAAGGAAGACGAAAGCTGAAAGGAGGCGAGTGTGGTTTTGGGCTCCAAAACGACAATCGCTGTATATGAACgactcaaaataattaaaaaagttaaatgttaaatatatatgaaatttgaaaattcagaaattgggAGGGGCAtatgtttaattaatttattatttatgataaatttgttaatatttaacatttctattaataaaattggtaatatatttaattttgtataaaattattttcgcTATGCAGaaataaattttcaatattttaaatGGATAGCGTATAAAAGGAAGATATTATGcaaatttaataaaaagaataaaaataaaaagggaaagtgGGTTAATGTCGGTTACTCGAGGAGGGGATGACGCCGATATATCCTAAATCATAAGCAAAGCCGCAGATCTTCGAACTTCAAAACTGCAACAAACTCCCATCTTCTCAAACATCGATTCACTGCTCCCCAATCCCAACCAAAAACCCTAATTCCGATTCTTCCTCACTTCTCATCAATCCTCAGCTCCTATGAGCTACCACGCGGtacataatattataatattcttCTTCATTCTCCAAAACCgcaatttgcttttttttttttttctcttttcattattgaagttttttctttttcgtttttactTTTGACCTCATTCTCTTTCTCAATTCTAGTTCCATGGTTGAACAAGCATCTTGAGTAGTAAGTAGTACGAGAAATCAATCAACGGAAATAAAACCAAGTCAATTGTTGTTTTATACTAAAAACCATGTCATTCTTTCTCTGCATTCGAACACAGCGTGTTCTTCACGgtttttgtgattataatttcatAGATGCATCAGACCTTTGCTGGCATTCCACAATTTAATATATGACGGTATTCAAATTTCACTTCGGCATGAAAACTTCACCGCACAATAGCTTTTGCTTACATAAGTTTTCTTTTTTAGTAGAATTGTTTTAATGTGTCAATGGAATTGTTCTGGCTTGTTGatttttgctatttactttcatcaATGGACTTCAAAGTGGTAAATTTTTGTGGAACTTTTTCATTGCTAAGCATAAATATTTCACCTGTTATAATGTAacctcctttttactcttggcaaTCTTATGTATTCCATTGGATTGTTGATGAATTGTCATTTTGTGATCATAACTTTCTATGCTtcgtttgtttttcttctaatagTGAGTTCTTTATGCTTCAGAATAGTGAAGAGGGCCGAAGAGGTTGGAAAAGGAAGCCCCCGGGAATGGAACGTTGGGGGAGAGAACAGAGGCCTTACGATACAAACTCTAGACCTTACGATAGGAACATGGTTCCTCATGGTAGGTTCTTCTTTTTCACCCTCtcttaaatttaaatattgaggACCATATTGCTTGCTGCAGAGATGTTGCATTGTGCTTTACCTGGTCGTAGTTTAAGAATTGCTACATTACATTTTTCTTTAAGCTTCTGTTTTGAATTTGACTTTTCAAATTGAACAATCCCTCCAAATAAATGAAGCTACAAATAACCTTTAGCTTTGAGAGGTTGTGTATTTGTTTTTCCTATATGTAGCAGAATTCTATGGAAGATGACCGTGTGTATGTTGAATAATATTATATTGAGATGCTGATTGCATGCTTTCAAATACTCATTGTCTTTGCCTAAGAagatattttctttatttgaatCTTTATTTGTGGTTTCAATGTTATATATGCCCGACTTTGAAGTTAGCTCTTTTTCATTGTTGACTTCATGATACGTGATTCCTTACATACTGATTCAAATGTTGAGATAATATTCTAGTGTCCTTGATTATAGTGTGTTTCTGGGTAGGATTAATTCTATCAGTATTTAGTTAGAATTGATTTTGAAGCAAAGTGATATATGTTTGAGCCTTAAAAGTTATTGTGACAAAAATATAGGTTTTTTACTTTTCCGGAATCAATAATAAAGGGAAGAATTGATCTTGTTCTACTAGAGCCAAATAACTAAAGAAACTGAATCAAACACACTAATAACGTGGTTGTATTGttatattcttttatttagttAATTTGAAGTTTTTAAGTTGATCCTATATTGCAGGTTGGTTAGGCTGCCCACCACATGGTCAAGAATTAGGATTCATAATACCATCAAAGGTCCCACTCGGTGAATCCTTCAACGATAACATCCTAGGTCAGAAATATACTCCCAAGCAAGCAATTCTTCAGCAACGAGCTTTAGGTAGAGAAGTAAGTATAGGAAAAGCACAAGGTCCATCATTTTGGGCTATCTAGACTTATTATTTGTTGAATTGCTGAATCAACAGTTGAGGGAATTAGATAGCAGTGCTTAGCAATTTAAGAGTATCTTATGTTGTTCTGAATAAACTGTGCTCCATGCATAACATGTTATGAGTATTCTCTATTTTACAGTCCCTTTTGTTGAATCCAGCCTCATGATGGTCTACTCTGTAATTTTGCAGCTTGGTTTAGTGCTTGATCTGACAAATACTAATCGTTACTATCCAGTTTCAGATTGGACAAAAGAAGGGATTAGTCATGTTAAGGTAGCATATTAACTTTTATGGAATTGTTTTATGAATGCTCGTTGCACTTGGAATTTTGAACTTTTTGCTTGCTTATGGCAGATAAGATGCAAGGGAAGAGATTCTGTGCCTGATGATGAATCTGTAAAAAAATTTTGTGATGAGGTAGCTTCCATTTTGTAGCATATGTATTATCTGTGATGTTCATGCTCATTACGTTTATACAGTATTTTGATCACTGCTCAGAGTGTGATAATCTATTATTCTCTTGTTGGTAGCCTAGAAATGATGAACAGTTCCTGATATCTCACTTGAGGTTTTATGATTTATACCTGTTAGACATTCTTTTTAGGTTCTGGACTTTTGCTCCCGAAGAACAAATACAAAGAAATATATACTAGTACATTGCACACATGGGCATAACCGTACAGGTTATATGATTGTTCATTTTCTTGTGCGCACAGAATCCATTTCTGTGACTGAGGTGAGAAACATCTGAGGAAAGTTTATAGGCTGATTTCAAAAACCTGATTCACTCCAATAATTGATGTGTTGTGCATATTTTTGTGTGTATGTATCTCTCAGGCAATAAATAGATTTGCTCAGGCACGTTACCCAGGAATTTACAAGCAGGATTACATTGACGCCCTATATATGTTTTATGGTGAAAAGAAGCCTGAAGATCTTGTTTGTCCTCAGACTCCAGAATGGAAAAGACTTTGTGAGACAGATTTTGATGGTGCTGCTGTCCCAGCTGTAGACAACTATAGAGATGTGCCTCAGCAGGATGCTGTAAAAAATTATGGAAATGTTCCTCAGCAGGTGCATGCTGTAGAAAATCATGGAAATGTTCCTCAGCAGGTATATCAATAGATGCTCCTTCTTGTACTTTATTATTTGTAGTGCATCTTTAGGTTGAATTCCATATATAGATGCTTGGAAAGTAAACTTCCCACAAGTGTGAAATGGTTGTGCTAAGTTGATAACTATAATCTTTTGCTTCCCcaaatttatatcattttatttatcttattttgaaTGCTTGCTTAAGTTAGtttgctttgttgaatcttttggGGAAAAAACCTTCGACTTTTTGCTTGGAGTTATAGGTatatatggctttttcttacGTTTGGTTTTATATTCTAGGAGAATACCATGAGGAATGAAGCATTGACTAATGACGATATTTTGGGAGATTCCATTCCTTCATATCAGCTGCATACAATGCAAGAAGTTTGTTATCAACTGCTCAAACTGGGCACAGGGGTCGGTTCATGAATTGGCTTTCGTTGTATTTTGCATCTGTAGTTTAATGTTTCCTTTAGAATAGTTTCTTAATGTCTGCTGCTATATTTCTCTATTTTAATATCATTTCATATGAATGCTATACTTATTTAATTAATGGGTTTGGCTTTAGTTTGATTGGCATTCCTGAATTATGAGGAAATTAAAAAATAGGTTCAGCTTAAACAATTAAGTGATTTGGAAATGTCAGTGTCTTACACATAACTTTATATCATGATTTGATTGCATTATGTTTGGCTAATTGTCTTTGATGTTATCTCT
This window contains:
- the LOC112755902 gene encoding small nuclear ribonucleoprotein SmD1b; the protein is MKLVRFLMKLNNETVSIELKNGTIVHGTITGVDISMNTHLKTVKLTLKGKNPVTLDHLSVRGNNIRYYILPDSLNLETLLVEETPRVKPKKPTAGKPLGRGRGRGRGRGRGRGR
- the LOC112755903 gene encoding outer envelope membrane protein 7; amino-acid sequence: MGKAKDAVVVVGALALAWAAIELALKPFLSKARSDIDKSDPARDPDDDAVPPAEPKPLDPPAPPAPDA